In Amia ocellicauda isolate fAmiCal2 chromosome 7, fAmiCal2.hap1, whole genome shotgun sequence, one genomic interval encodes:
- the LOC136752859 gene encoding uncharacterized protein LOC136752859 yields the protein MANYNGAVPEETMETDVSPLENRNQDQDQVQDDPMGSQLDLQPKAIETAQLYLTVDLPPEQKVPTRWPKLLEKSLQTFCAKAIAGCDVMAMKLVQDNPQCAYVEVAPPSAVAELLEMKTIELQFTKDFRGQFKAHFSQQMPDAMLLPLSTALSAPQDVRNQDQDQVQDDPMASQPDLQPKVIETAQLYLTVDFPPEQKVPIRWPKLLEKSLQTFCAKAIAGCDIMAVKLVQDNPRYATVEIAPPSAVAELLEMKTIELLFTKDFRGQFKAHFSQQMPDAMPLPLRTALSGP from the exons ATGGCGAACTACAATGGAGCTGTGCCTGAAGAAACCATGGAAACA GATGTGAGTCCATTGGAGAATAGGAACCAGGATCAGGACCAGGTCCAGGATGACCCAATGGGCTCACAGCTGGATCTGCAGCCCAAAGCGATAGAGACGGCGCAGCTCTATCTCACTGTGGATCTTCCCCCTGAGCAGAAAGTGCCCACAAGGTGGCCTAAACTGTTAGAGAAATCACTGCAGACATTCTGTGCCAAGGCCATAGCAGGCTGCGACGTCATGGCCATGAAGTTGGTGCAGGACAACCCACAGTGTGCTTATGTGGAGGTAGCGCCCCCTTCAG CTGTGGCCGAGCTGCTGGAGATGAAAACCATCGAGCTGCAGTTCACCAAGGATTTCAGAGGCCAGTTCAAGGCACACTTCTCCCAGCAGATGCCTGACGCCATGCTACTGCCACTGAGCACGGCCCTGAGCGCACCACAG GATGTGAGGAACCAGGATCAAGACCAGGTCCAGGATGACCCAATGGCCTCACAGCCAGATCTGCAGCCCAAAGTGATAGAGACGGCGCAGCTCTATCTCACTGTGGATTTTCCCCCTGAGCAGAAAGTGCCCATAAGGTGGCCTAAACTGTTAGAGAAATCACTGCAGACATTCTGTGCCAAGGCCATCGCAGGCTGCGACATCATGGCCGTAAAGCTGGTGCAGGACAACCCACGTTATGCTACTGTGGAGATAGCGCCCCCTTCAG CTGTGGCCGAGCTGCTGGAGATGAAAACCATCGAGCTGCTGTTCACCAAGGATTTCAGAGGCCAGTTCAAGGCACACTTCTCCCAGCAGATGCCTGACGCCATGCCCCTGCCACTGAGGACGGCCCTCAGTGGTCCCTAG